The following proteins are encoded in a genomic region of Dioscorea cayenensis subsp. rotundata cultivar TDr96_F1 chromosome 8, TDr96_F1_v2_PseudoChromosome.rev07_lg8_w22 25.fasta, whole genome shotgun sequence:
- the LOC120266987 gene encoding LOW QUALITY PROTEIN: exocyst complex component EXO84B-like (The sequence of the model RefSeq protein was modified relative to this genomic sequence to represent the inferred CDS: deleted 1 base in 1 codon), with product MAAVKSSRSRASAHQGPLPVGSSQHPNGGADNGAPLADKLKIFKTENFDPDAYVQSKCETMNEKEIRHLCSYLQDLKKASAEEMRKSVYANYAAFIRTSKEISDLEGELLSIRNLLSTQVALIHGLAEGVPTESLSAGSERSLGDDMSKAEDREPSDIERWAIDFPDMLAVLLAERRVDEALDALDEADRIAAEAKQNKALKPAELRSLQTAITLHRQKLADQLAETAGQSSTRGVELRAAASALKRLGDGPRAHTLLLNAHYQRLQYNMQTIHPTSTSYGGAYTAALSQQVFSAIAQALHDSLDVFGDDSAFASELVAWSTEQAETFAQLVKRHALASCAAAGGLRAAAECVQIALGHCSLLESQGLSLSSVLLKLFRPSVEQALDANLKRIEESTAALAAADDWVLTYPPSGARTSNRTSSTSVGNQPKLSSSAHRFNSMVQDFFEDVGPILSMQLGGPTLDGLLRVFNSYISLLINALQGSIEDDGNVGVSGNKIVRMAETEAQQLALLANASLLSEELLPRAVMKLSPTYQANGIDDTRKRASDRHNRMPEQREWKRKLQRCVDGLRDSFCRQHALDLIFTEDGFTHLSADMYLSLDGSGYEPDWSPSPIFQELYAKLNSMASIAADMFVGRERFATLLMMRLIETVILWLSDDQAFWEEIEEGPKPLGPLGLRQFYLDMQFVIVFGQGRFLSRHVHQVIMDIIERAMAAFSATGMDPDSALPNDDWFIDIAQETVSKISGKTRVTTDREPNSPTASVSAQSMSSVRSHGSS from the exons ATGGCTGCTGTGAAGTCATCCCGATCTAGGGCTTCTGCG CATCAGGGGCCGTTGCCCGTGGGCTCCTCACAGCACCCCAATGGTGGTGCTGATAATGGCGCCCCGCTCGCTGACAAGCTCAAGATCTTCAAGACCGAGAATTTCGACCCTGATGCCTATGTGCAGTCCAAGTGCGAGACTATGAATGAGAAG GAAATAAGGCATTTGTGCTCTTATTTACAAGACTTGAAGAAGGCTTCTGCGGAAGAAATGCGTAAAAGTGTTTATGCTAATTATGCAGCATTCATCAG AACATCAAAGGAAATATCAGATCTAGAAGGTGAGCTCCTGTCCATTAGAAACCTGCTATCTACTCAGGTGGCTCTGATTCATGGATTAGCTGAAGGGGTTCCGACTGAATCCTTGTCTGCTGGTTCTGAAAGATCCTTAGGGGATGATATGTCAAAAGCTGAAGATCGAGAACCTTCTGATATAGAGAGATGGGCAATTGATTTCCCAGATATGCTCGCCGTGTTGCTTGCTGAGAGGAGAGTGGATGAAGCTTTGGATGCTTTGGATGAAGCTGATCGTATAGCTGCGGAAgccaaacaaaacaaagcactGAAACCAGCTGAACTTCGTTCATTACAGACTGCTATTACTCTGCATCGACAAAAATTAGCAGATCAGCTTGCTGAGACTGCTGGTCAGTCTTCTACTCGTGGTGTGGAGCTTCGTGCAGCTGCTTCAGCTCTTAAAAGGCTTGGAGATGGCCCCCGTGCCCATACTTTGCTGCTTAATGCTCATTATCAAAGGCTTCAATATAACATGCAAACTATCCATCCAACTAGCACTTCATATGGGGGAGCATATACTGCCGCCCTTTCACAGCAAGTTTTCTCTGCCATTGCTCAAGCTTTGCATGACTCACTGGATGTCTTTGGTGATGATTCAGCATTTGCATCAGAATTGGTGGCGTGGTCTACGGAGCAGGCAGAGACCTTTGCACAGCTTGTAAAGAGGCATGCATTAGCCTCGTGTGCTGCTGCTGGTGGCTTACGAGCTGCAGCGGAATGTGTTCAGATAGCCCTTGGTCATTGCTCCTTGCTGGAATCTCAAGGTTTATCACTTTCTTCTGTTCTGCTGAAACTCTTCAGGCCCAGTGTTGAGCAAGCACTGGATGCTAATTTAAAGCGAATTGAAGAGAGCACGGCTGCACTAGCTGCTGCTGATGATTGGGTCCTTACATATCCACCATCTGGTGCACGAACGTCCAATAGAACATCTAGCACCTCTGTTGGAAATCAACCAAAGTTATCTAGCAGTGCACACCGTTTCAACTCTATGGTTCAG gATTTCTTCGAGGATGTTGGGCCAATTCTGAGCATGCAGCTGGGTGGTCCCACATTGGATGGCCTTCTACGAGTTTTCAACTCGTATATTAGTTTGCTGATAAACGCCTTACAGGGGTCTATTGAAGATGATGGGAATGTGGGAGTTTCTGGGAATAAAATAGTCAGGATGGCAGAGACTGAAGCACAGCAGTTAGCTTTGCTGGCAAATGCGTCCTTATTATCTGAAGAGCTTCTCCCTCGTGCAGTTATGAAGCTCTCCCCAACTTACCAGGCTAATGGCATCGATGATACACGTAAAAGGGCTTCAGACAGACACAACCGCATGCCAGAGCAACGagaatggaaaagaaaattacaaCGTTGTGTTGACGGGTTGCGAGATAGCTTCTGCAGGCAGCATGCTCTTGATCTTATCTTTACAGAGGATGGTTTTACCCACTTAAGTGCAGATATGTACCTAAGTTTGGATGGAAGTGGGTATGAACCTGATTGGTCACCCTCACCTATATTTCAG GAACTATATGCAAAACTTAATAGCATGGCAAGCATAGCTGCTGATATGTTTGTAGGAAGGGAAAGGTTTGCTACCTTGCTAATGATGAGACTCATAGAGACAGTTATATTATGGCTCTCTGATGATCAGGCCTTTTGGGAGGAAATTGAAGAGGGGCCAAAACCTCTGGGTCCTCTCGGCCTTCGTCAG TTTTATCTGGATATGCAATTTGTAATTGTCTTTGGACAAGGCCGTTTCTTATCTCGTCATGTTCATCAAGTTATCATGGACATTATTGAAAGAGCCATGGCTGCGTTTTCTGCAACTGGCATGGATCCAGACAg TGCTCTCCCTAATGATGATTGGTTTATCGACATTGCTCAAGAAACTGTCAGTAAAATAAGCGGAAAAACCCGAGTGACCACCGACAGAGAACCTAACAGCCCGACTGCCTCTGTCTCCGCACAGTCGATGTCTTCTGTCAGATCTCATGGGAGCTCCTAG
- the LOC120267552 gene encoding putative UDP-rhamnose:rhamnosyltransferase 1, whose product MDPDQPPLHIAVFPWLAFGHMIPLLELSKSLAKRGHQISYISTPRNISRLPKLPPNLSSFIHFIPLTLPKVSGLPDNAEATSDLPPEKVQFLKLALDGLQQPFANFLKESSSSKLKRKLPDWIILDFATPWAASLASQFSIPCILFSVFTASALTFYGPENEMTPDGSRTTPEHFTVPPYWIPFPSNIAYSLYGATLLVNNVYRVNASGVPDICRVGSTLRACKLVAPRSCMELESEYLNLLQNLYNKPVIPVGLLQPSSSSSSSNTKTSDVKNDPILQWLDKQEPKSVVYIAFGSEATLSIELLHELALGLEMSEFHFLWALRKPVDFEGEVLPDGFEERTKERGVVTLGWVPQLDVLGHVSVGGFLTHSGWSSVIEALQFGHPLVLLPIFADQDINARMVEHTGFGVEVKRKQDGSFDRDAVASALRLVMVDDDDDGMKVRVKAKELSVIFADKERQELYVDDFLQHLRDHRD is encoded by the coding sequence ATGGATCCTGATCAACCTCCACTCCATATTGCAGTGTTCCCATGGCTAGCTTTTGGTCATATGATTCCACTATTAGAACTCTCCAAATCCTTAGCTAAAAGAGGTCACCAAATCTCCTACATCTCCACTCCAAGAAACATCTCAAGACTCCCCAAACTCCCTCCAAACCTCTCCTCTTTCATCCACTTTATCCCTTTAACTCTACCAAAAGTTTCTGGTCTCCCGGACAACGCTGAGGCCACCTCCGACCTCCCACCGGAGAAAGTCCAGTTCTTAAAGTTGGCACTAGACGGCCTCCAACAACCATTTGCCAACTTCCTTAAAGAGTCTTCTTCATCCAAGCTGAAGAGAAAACTACCAGATTGGATAATCCTAGACTTTGCCACTCCATGGGCTGCATCTCTAGCCTCCCAGTTCTCCATCCCTTGCATCTTATTCTCCGTCTTCACCGCCTCCGCCTTGACCTTCTATGGCCCGGAGAACGAGATGACCCCGGACGGCTCCAGGACGACGCCGGAGCACTTCACTGTTCCTCCATACTGGATACCTTTCCCTTCTAATATCGCCTACTCTCTCTATGGAGCCACTCTTTTAGTTAACAACGTTTACAGAGTAAATGCTTCCGGCGTGCCAGACATTTGCCGCGTTGGTTCCACTCTGCGAGCATGCAAACTCGTAGCTCCGAGATCGTGCATGGAGTTAGAGTCTGAATACTTGAATCTCCTTCAAAACCTCTATAACAAGCCTGTCATTCCTGTTGGCCTCCttcaaccatcatcatcatcatcatcatcaaacacAAAGACTAGCGATGTTAAAAATGATCCAATCTTGCAGTGGCTGGACAAGCAAGAACCAAAGTCAGTAGTATATATAGCTTTTGGAAGTGAAGCCACTCTGAGCATCGAGTTGCTGCATGAACTTGCATTAGGCCTTGAGATGTCTGAGTTTCACTTCCTCTGGGCTCTGAGGAAGCCTGTTGACTTTGAAGGTGAGGTTTTGCCTGATGGTTTTGAAGAGAGGACTAAAGAACGTGGGGTGGTGACCTTGGGTTGGGTTCCTCAGCTTGATGTTTTAGGACATGTGTCTGTTGGTGGCTTCTTGACTCATTCTGGTTGGAGTTCAGTGATTGAAGCTCTTCAGTTTGGGCACCCTCTTGTTCTCCTTCCAATATTTGCAGACCAAGATATAAACGCAAGGATGGTGGAACACACAGGATTTGGAGTTGAGGTGAAGAGGAAGCAGGATGGATCCTTTGACAGAGATGCAGTTGCTAGTGCTTTGAGATTGGTGatggttgatgatgatgatgatgggatGAAGGTCAGGGTCAAAGCTAAAGAACTGAGTGTGATCTTTGCTGACAAAGAGAGACAGGaactttatgttgatgattttcTCCAGCATCTCAGAGATCATAgagattaa
- the LOC120267839 gene encoding LOW QUALITY PROTEIN: squalene synthase-like (The sequence of the model RefSeq protein was modified relative to this genomic sequence to represent the inferred CDS: deleted 1 base in 1 codon) produces the protein MGMMGALVKNPGEVVALVKLKAAAAKIAKQIPPEEHWAFAYTMLQKVSRSFSLVIQQLGPELRNAVCVFYLVLRALDTVEDDTSIPADVKVPILQAFHRHIYDRDWHFSCGEKDYKVLMDKFRYVSTAFLELGKGYQEAIEDITRRMGAGMAKFICKEVETVDDYDEYCHYVAGLVGLGLSKLFYAAGLEDLASDSLSNSMGLFLQKTNIIRDYLEDINEIPKSRMFWPRQIWSKYANKLEDLKYEENSTKAVECLNDMVTNALMHAEDCLTYMAALKDIAIFRFCAIPQVMAIGTLALCYNNLEVFRGVVKMRRGLTARVIDQTKTMADVYGAFYDFSSMLKAKVNDKDPNAVLTRKRVEAIQKICVSSGLLNKRGLRVCNTQPTISPMLIIVAVVLLAILLATLSK, from the exons ATGGGGATGATGGGAGCGCTGGTGAAGAATCCAGGAGAGGTGGTGGCGCTGGTGAAGCTCAAGGCGGCGGCGGCGAAGATCGCCAAGCAGATCCCGCCGGAGGAGCACTGGGCCTTTGCCTACACCATGCTACAAAAGGTCTCACGTAGCTTCTCGCTCGTTATCCAGCAACTCGGCCCCGAGCTCCGCAATGCG GTTTGCGTATTTTATCTGGTTCTTAGAGCCCTTGACACTGTTG AGGATGATACTAGCATTCCAGCTGATGTTAAAGTGCCAATTTTGCAGGCGTTTCATCGCCACATATATGACCGTGATTGGCACTTCTCCT GCGGTGAAAAGGACTATAAAGTTCTGATGGATAAGTTTCGCTATGTTTCAACTGCTTTCCTGGAGCTTGGCAAAGG TTATCAAGAGGCCATTGAGGATATTACCAGGCGAATGGGAGCAGGAATGGCT AAATTCATTTGCAAAGAG GTAGAGacagttgatgattatgatgaatACTGCCATTATGTAGCTGGGTTAGTTGGATTGGGACTTTCTAAGCTCTTTTATGCTGCTGGCTTGGAGGACCTTGCTTCAGATTCTCTTTCTAATTCAATGGGCTTATTTCTTCAG aaaacaaatattattcGGGATTATTTGGAGGATATAAATGAGATACCCAAGTCACGAATGTTTTGGCCCCGTCAAATTTGGAGTAAATATGCCAACAAGCTTGAG GATTTGAAATACGAGGAGAATTCCACTAAGGCAGTTGAATGCTTGAATGACATGGTTACTAATGCGTTGATGCATGCTGAAGATTGCCTTACATACATGGCCGCTTTAAAGGATATTGCCATCTTTCGATTCTGTGCTATTCCTCAG GTCATGGCAATTGGAACACTAGCATTATGTTACAATAACCTTGAAGTTTTCAGAGGTGTTGTGAAAATGCGACGTG GACTTACTGCTAGGGTCATCgatcaaacaaaaacaatggcTGATGTCTATGGTGctttctatgatttttcttcTATGCTAAAGGCCAAG GTCAATGACAAAGATCCAAATGCAGTACTCACTCGGAAGCGGGTAGAAGCAATACAAAAAATTTGTGTATCCTCTGGACTACTTAATAAAAG GGGATTACGAGTGTGTAATACTCAGCCTACGATCAGTCCAATGCTG ATAATTGTAGCTGTTGTTCTACTGGCAATCTTGCTCGCCACTCTTTCAAAATAA